The DNA region AATACATTATAACCGCAATCAACCCGGTAACTGGTGAAATGTCTTCAAACAACATCACTGTCTTATCCAGAATCGTTGAAAACAATGATCTGGTAAAATATTATAGAAATGATTCACAGTATGTTGTAAGGATAATAGGTGATGATGGAAAGCCTGTCGGTGCAGCCGAATCCGTTAGATTTAATATTAATGGGGTATTTTACACTAGATCTACAGATGAAAACGGCTATGTCAAAATGAATATCAATCTGCAGCCTGGCGATTATGTAATTACAGCAGAGTATAATGGATGCATGGTATCAAATAATATTGTGGTTAAACCGGTTCTCTATGCAAATGACTTGATTAAAAAATACGGAACTTCCGATCAGTTCAGGGCATTATTGATTGACGGACACGGCTATCCTTATGCAGGTCAGCAAATAACGTTTAATATTCACGGTGTATTCTATAATAGAATAACTGATGTTGATGGATATGCATCCTTGAATATTAAATTGGGCGCAGCTGTTGATGAATATATCATTACTTCAACTTATAACGGCGCAAGCATTTCAAATAAAATAATTATTGAACCATAAGAGGTAAATTCCCCTCTTATCCTTTTCTTTTTTTTTAATCCATATTGATTAGTGTATATGCCCTAATCAATTCAGTGCAACTACAACAACAAATCATTGTATTCTAATCATAGCTTCGTGCATTCAACTAATGATTTGCTTTACATATCGTTTTATCTTCCTTAAATTCAATATAAATGATAGTTTTTTTGCCATAATATTTTTGAGGATATTCTATTTTTTCACGTTCCGCCAAAATTATAAAATACTGGAATTTCATTTTGATTTTTTGAATTTGAGAAATAACCGGGCTTTTTTGGCTATTCAAGTATTTTTTCATCCATTTTAAATTTCGATTAAAAATTGCTTTACTATATATTTAAATACTATCCATTACAAAATAATTAATTGAAAATTAAAAAAATCCAATGTTTTTTTTAATTATTCGTGTGCGAAATTTTGATTTGGATTTGTAGATTTTCTACTTTTCTAAATTTTTATCTTTTTTTCTATATTTTTACTCAAATTAACAGTTTTTTCTAAAATTAATAGTAATGGGTTATTGTCAAGAGAATCAAACCGCTTAAAAAGAGAATTACAAAGGTTATCAGGTATTTGTACTCAGCCATTGATTTTTTACTATAATTGATTATCATTGGTAATAAAGCTGTTATCGGAATGAAATATCTTGCCTGAACTCCCAATATTGTATATGAACCGATTGGAGTCCATATGATGTATAAAATGAAGTAAATTCCAAAGAAAATCAGTATAAATATCGCCGAAAGTATCGCACGATTGATTTTAGAGAAATTAATGTCGAACCTGTAGAAAATGGAATAGGCTAAAAAGAATATGAAATAGCATATGTTAAAGAATTTCAGACCCTTGAAATCCGCATAATGGAAAATGTTCAGGTCGAATATGAAAATGCTCGGCGAAAGGGCAATTGACTCCTTGATTACATGGATTATGACCATAGGGTTGTTAATCAGGTAGGAAATCTGGCCTGAAGATGAAACGTTGCTTGTCTCAACTGCTGTTTGGACATTTGAGCCCAGCAGTGGAGTTATAAAGTCGCCGAAGGAAAATAATGTGGCAATAAAGACCAGGACAATGCCGATTATGGAATATTTCCTGTTTTTTGAGTAATTCTCTTTTGGTATCACCAGCATTAATAACGCAAAAAGCACGTATGGTGGCTTGATAAGGCTTATCAATAGGATTGAAATGAAAAATATTGCCAGATACTTGTTTTCAACGTTATCCTTATACATTTTAATGAAACAGCATAGGATAATCATCGTAAGCGTTAATATGAATGCATCATAGCTTACCGAAGAGGCCTGGGATATCGTTAATGGCATCGTTGCAAGAACCGTCAGCCCTATTTTAAACGCAGGCGATTTTTTGATTGCCCAGTAGGCGCCTCCCGCAAAAACCAGCAAATTGGCAAGCCTTGCAAAAAACATAGCGAAAACACTCGTTAAATTCAGGCATTTTGCAAGAAGTATTCCGAGCGCTGATGCGATATATGAATAAAATGGGCTTGTATTCGCATTAATGTAGCTTTTGTGACTAGTGATGGGATCGGTAACGTGGTGATTGTCAAAGATTGTCAGTCCCCTTTTGGCTTCATTCAGCCTTAAAAAATAATCGTTTTCATAAAAGCCCTGATCGCTTTGGGGAAAGAATTCACCTTCCGAGAGCGCTTCGGCTCTTGTATAGTGATTCACTTCATCCGGATGAGTCATTGGCGGAGCCAAAAACACCATCATCAACCCGAAAACAAGTATGAGTATTAATGCTACCTTTTCAGGATTCATTTCACGATAAAATGAATATATTATACAAATAATTCCGATAATGATTAATATAGGTATGGATATCTCTTCAAATCCTCGGTACTGGTAATTTTTGGTTCCTAACATTGAAAATGTAAAAACAGCTATTGAAATAAGGTAAATTAATAGATATTTTTTATTTCCAAGGAATGATGTTTTCACGGATTCCAGATTCATTGTTTAATTCTTTATTATAATGATTATATAAATTAATATGCGAATTATCTCTATTCATCACCTGAGAATTTGACAGTCCATAATAAATCTTCTAGTCAATTATAAAAATAATGAAAATAAATATTTAAATAAACTTAAGTTTATGCCAAACATTTTGGGGATGTAAAAAGGCTTCATTGAGGCAATTGTAAGAAGAGGATATCCTGATTAGCAATGAGGAAAAAGAAAAAATCAAAAAAGAGATAGTAGACAAGATAAACACTGTTTTAGAGGAAAATGACGAATCCTTCAGGTTGGACAAAGTTAATGTCTTAAATAAAGCAGATTCAGTTAAATTCATGGGAAATTACAGGGTTTATGACAGAAAAAAATATGGCCCCATTTCTAGTGAAATCAATTCTTTCCTAAAGAAATATGGGGACGTTGAAATAAAATCCAAAAAAATCAGGGATAGTGGAATGAAATTTACAACAGTAAGTTTTAATTTTGAGCTGTAAAAGTTTCGTTATAATATTTTTTCCCCATTTTTTTTTATTTATGAATTAATACTTATTTTTTCAATTCTTTTCCATTATTTCCGGATGTTTTAGGAATGGAATATGCAGTACTTTGTCTTTATAAATTAATGCGGAACCAGTACCTATTTCATTTGAAAAGCTGATGCTTCTTCCTATTCCTTGAGTTTTGTTTTCCTTGATTTCGGACGTTTCAATAGCTTCCAGTATTTCAAGGGCTTTGATTGAAAGGTCATATTTATTAACAGTTTCCTGATTGGAGTCGTCCTTGTCGATAATGTAACTTTTCAGAATCTTTTCATGGTATTCTCCATAAATTTGTGGGTTAATGAAAACGTCCATGCCTTCAAACTCACCGTTTACAAAAACCATTGCTCCGCTTTGCCCCTTTATTCTTTCGAATTTTTTGACGTACTTATCATGCTTTGCCTTAAGCCTGTCGTAGCTTTCGCTCATTGCTTGGGTGCTTGAGTGAAATGAGTTTCTCTCTTCCAGACTACTTATTGAGTCCCACACTTCGCTTTGGGCGTTCATATTGCTGTAAAGGGCTTTTGCCTTGACGCTTCTTGTTTTTGAAGTTGCGATATTTGCGGATACCTTGAAGCTGTCCGTGTATGCCCATCTTCCCTGCTCAACGCAGCTTACGGACAGGTTGATGCTTGATTTAGGACCAACCAATGTGGTATTGTTTACAATCCTGTTCTGCTTGGCTCCTATAATCTCATCGCCGTCAACAAGTATCAGGGGACTGATGGAATTGTTCGTTACGACAATCTGGCCGACGGTACTCTTTTCGCATTCATCAATGCTTATGAGTCCAAGCTCAAATCCCTTTTTGACGGTGAGGATATCCAGTTTGGATGCCTTTGTCTTAATTGGAATGACTGCAATGTTTTCATGGATTTGGGGCTCCAAAAGTTCCATTTCAATATTCTTCTTTTCAACCGTGAACTGCGTTTTGTATTCGCAATCCCCTTCATTTTTCTTTGCCTTTGCCATCTACTCACCCATTAAATAAAATATGTCGCTTTCCGGATCCTTTTTAAGTTGATTTATCTTATTGTCGCTTAGAAGTTTGGCAATTATCACGTCGTCTTTCATGAACCTGATTTCCGCGAAAGTTTCTTCATCAAATTTGTCATAGAGTCTTCCTCCACTCATCGTTCCTTTAACAACGGTGTATACGCTGTTTGCAACATATGCTGCTTTTCCAACGTGTCTGACTTCAATGTAGATTGCTTCTGTATCGTATTTGTTTTTAGGTTCTTTTGCTAGTTTTATTATGGTGCCGATATCGAACACCTGAGGTCCTGATAGATTTTTGAATCCAACTAATGTTATGTACTTGTTTTTATGTCTCATCACAACACTTCCTTATTATAATCTTGTGTTTATGATGTATTAAGGTTTTCTATTGGCGGTTCAGATGGCTTCAAAGAACTTGTTGATATCGTCTCTTTGTCCAGTAAAGAGAATGATGTCGTCTTCCAGGAACTGAAAATTGTCACTGATATTTGTAATGGTGTTGTTCTCGCGGATAACGCTTGTAATGGTCAATTCGTATTTTTCAAATGGAAAATCGCTGATGTGGGCATCATTGTAAACCCTGAGGGAGTCCAGTTCGATGTCTGTAAATGAATTGCTTAAATAGGCTGAAACGTCCTCGGATGAAACGCTACGAAAAGCGTTATAGTTGTCTGATCTCAGGTCATTAACTGCCTCGGCTATTTCATCCATGTCCTTGTTGTAGTAGTCCATAATCCTAGTAAACATTAAAATACTTGTTTCAAACTCTTTGGGAATGACCTCGTCGGCTCCGGCTTCAATTACTTCCTCGATGTTTTTAAGGTATTTGGTTCTCACTATGATGTGGATGTCGGGATTGAGCCTTCTTGCGGTATCTATGGTCTTTAGGGTGCCCTCGTAGGTTGAAGCTGAAATAACTATGCACTGGGCGCTTGTAATTCGAAGCTCCTTTAAAACGCTTTCGTTTGACGCATTTCCATAAATGATTGGAACGCCCAGGGCCTGCTGCTGCTCGACAACAACAGGATTCTGGTCAACGGCAAGTATCGGGACATTGAACTGCCTGCACGCTCTTGTCATCTGCTTTCCGATTCTTCCCATACCGACCAGGATAACGTGATCTTCGATGGGACGAGCCTCTTCAAGCTCTTCTGGAATGCTTTTAAGCTCCTCGTCAACCTGGAAATAGCTGATTTTTCCGAACTGCTTGATGATTTTTGGAGTCAGCTTCTGCAGGAACGGCGTCAGTGACATCGTAAGGATGCTCACGCCCAGAAATATTGAAAAGAACTGCTTTGTCATCAAACCGAATTTCATCCCTTCGCTTGCAAGGACGAATGAAAATTCCCCAATCTGGCTTAAAAGAATTGCTATCGTTACGGATACCTTTGTCGGCAGCTTTAAAATCATTCCTACGAAAAATGTAACTGCAAAGTTAATCAGAAGTATTAAAGCGGTCAGTATCAGGATGCTTGTGATGTTGTATAAGAAGAGATGCAGGTTTACCATAAGCCCGATACTTATGAAAAAGAGGCTCATAAATACGTCCTGAAACGGCTGGATATAACCTAAGGTCTGGTGTGAATACTCGGTATTTGAAATTAAAAGTCCCGCAATGAACGCTCCGAGTTCAGGTCCGATTCCGATAAGGCTCGTTGCAAAGGTGGTTCCCATACAGATGAACAGGGTCAAAAGCATGAACAGATCCCTGTTTTTGGTTTTAGCGGCATCCCTTAACGCCAGAGGTATGAACCATTTGGCTCCGATTAAAATCAGTATTCCAAGCCCTACGAACTTAAGGATTACCGTCGGAATCAGGTGTAGTTCAATCGTTTCCCCTCCAAGTATGGGAGTCAGGAGAATAACGCCGATTACTGCGATATCCTGGAATATCAGAATACCCAATGTAACCCTTCCCTGAATTGAGTGGGTCATGTGCTTCTGCTGCATTATCTTCATTACTATAGCTGTACTTGAAAATGCCACCAGAAATCCGAAAAATATTGCGCTTCTTAAATTAAGGCCCAAAAAGAGACCTAAAAGAGTAATGGCAATCGTCGTCAGAAATACCTGAAGTGCACCACCTATAAGGGCATATCGCTTGATTGCCGAGAATTTCTCTATTGAAAACTCAAGCCCTATGATAAAAAGCAAAAAGACTACTCCAAGCTCTGAAAGTGTTGAAATGATGCTGGTGTCATTGATTGCATGACCTATAACGATTCCCGTGATGAACAGGCCTATCATCGTAGGCAATTTCAGCTTGTTGAAAATCAGTAAAACAATTACGGCCGTTATTAGTATTGCCGATGCGTATTGCAGTAAATAGATATCCATTTTAAATCATTGATGCTGGTAAGGATAGAAAAATAAGAATGAAGTAGATGATTATAATCTACTTACTTTGATTAAAGATTCGATAGGTACGTCTTCAATTTCTGAAAGGCCTGCCTTGTCGATTAGAACGGTAACGCATGTAGGTTCTCCACCCTGGTCTTTAACTGTGTGAATGACTTCACGAACGGTTTTTCCACTTGTAATGACGTCATCAACAATAATGACCTTTTTGCCTTTAACGTTTCCGAAATTAGTACTTATTGTACCTTCGTCATCAGTATCCTGATCCTTTCTGTGCTTGTGAGGGTGGAAAATTGCTAAGGAAGTGTCCACTCCACTCATGTCCTCTAAAAAGTCAGCCATTACGGTTGCAAATGGTACTCCACTTACAGCAATGCCTAAAACAACATCAGCTTCGCCATGTGAAAGAGCCATGTCACTTAATGCTCCTGAAACGTAGCTTAAACGGGTTGAATTTCCTCCTATGCTGTTCCAGTTGATTGCAAAGTCCACCGGTGCATCAGGCTTTTCTTCTTCTGCTTTCTGAAGGGTCAGCCATCTTACGGTGTCCATACTGACATTAAGTTCATCAGCTATTTCTCCGGTTGTGAATCCGTGTTGCCTAAGCTCTTGAGCTTTTTGAATTAATTTACTTTTCATAAATATCCCTATTCCTCAAGTTCATCCAAACTAATTGGTCTATGTTCTTTTGATGATCTGTTTGCTGCTATTACCATTTTAAGGGCCTTGAGGCCGTCTTCACCAGTGATTTCCGGTTCTTTATCATTAACAACAGCATTTAAGAATGATTTCAATTCCTCTTTGAGAGGCTCTTCGTGTATGATTTCAATATCTTGGGCGAATTTACCATAAACGTCAATACTTTGCTTAATGTAGTCAACGGAGATGATTCCGTCCGTTCCGGTAAGTTCAAGTTCTCTTCTTTTGTATGGGGTCAGCCAGTTTACCTCAATGATACCGGTTGATTCGTTGTCGAAACTCACCATAATTTCCGCATGGTCTTCAAAATCACAGTCATCCAGTATACTGTTCATTGTACCGTAAACCTGTGTGATATCTGCTTCAAAGAGGTAATTCATTATATCCAAATCGTGGA from Methanobrevibacter millerae includes:
- a CDS encoding cation:proton antiporter; its protein translation is MDIYLLQYASAILITAVIVLLIFNKLKLPTMIGLFITGIVIGHAINDTSIISTLSELGVVFLLFIIGLEFSIEKFSAIKRYALIGGALQVFLTTIAITLLGLFLGLNLRSAIFFGFLVAFSSTAIVMKIMQQKHMTHSIQGRVTLGILIFQDIAVIGVILLTPILGGETIELHLIPTVILKFVGLGILILIGAKWFIPLALRDAAKTKNRDLFMLLTLFICMGTTFATSLIGIGPELGAFIAGLLISNTEYSHQTLGYIQPFQDVFMSLFFISIGLMVNLHLFLYNITSILILTALILLINFAVTFFVGMILKLPTKVSVTIAILLSQIGEFSFVLASEGMKFGLMTKQFFSIFLGVSILTMSLTPFLQKLTPKIIKQFGKISYFQVDEELKSIPEELEEARPIEDHVILVGMGRIGKQMTRACRQFNVPILAVDQNPVVVEQQQALGVPIIYGNASNESVLKELRITSAQCIVISASTYEGTLKTIDTARRLNPDIHIIVRTKYLKNIEEVIEAGADEVIPKEFETSILMFTRIMDYYNKDMDEIAEAVNDLRSDNYNAFRSVSSEDVSAYLSNSFTDIELDSLRVYNDAHISDFPFEKYELTITSVIRENNTITNISDNFQFLEDDIILFTGQRDDINKFFEAI
- a CDS encoding orotate phosphoribosyltransferase-like protein yields the protein MKSKLIQKAQELRQHGFTTGEIADELNVSMDTVRWLTLQKAEEEKPDAPVDFAINWNSIGGNSTRLSYVSGALSDMALSHGEADVVLGIAVSGVPFATVMADFLEDMSGVDTSLAIFHPHKHRKDQDTDDEGTISTNFGNVKGKKVIIVDDVITSGKTVREVIHTVKDQGGEPTCVTVLIDKAGLSEIEDVPIESLIKVSRL
- a CDS encoding DUF2142 domain-containing protein — protein: MLGTKNYQYRGFEEISIPILIIIGIICIIYSFYREMNPEKVALILILVFGLMMVFLAPPMTHPDEVNHYTRAEALSEGEFFPQSDQGFYENDYFLRLNEAKRGLTIFDNHHVTDPITSHKSYINANTSPFYSYIASALGILLAKCLNLTSVFAMFFARLANLLVFAGGAYWAIKKSPAFKIGLTVLATMPLTISQASSVSYDAFILTLTMIILCCFIKMYKDNVENKYLAIFFISILLISLIKPPYVLFALLMLVIPKENYSKNRKYSIIGIVLVFIATLFSFGDFITPLLGSNVQTAVETSNVSSSGQISYLINNPMVIIHVIKESIALSPSIFIFDLNIFHYADFKGLKFFNICYFIFFLAYSIFYRFDINFSKINRAILSAIFILIFFGIYFILYIIWTPIGSYTILGVQARYFIPITALLPMIINYSKKSMAEYKYLITFVILFLSGLILLTITHYY
- a CDS encoding ARPP-1 family domain-containing protein, which encodes MAKAKKNEGDCEYKTQFTVEKKNIEMELLEPQIHENIAVIPIKTKASKLDILTVKKGFELGLISIDECEKSTVGQIVVTNNSISPLILVDGDEIIGAKQNRIVNNTTLVGPKSSINLSVSCVEQGRWAYTDSFKVSANIATSKTRSVKAKALYSNMNAQSEVWDSISSLEERNSFHSSTQAMSESYDRLKAKHDKYVKKFERIKGQSGAMVFVNGEFEGMDVFINPQIYGEYHEKILKSYIIDKDDSNQETVNKYDLSIKALEILEAIETSEIKENKTQGIGRSISFSNEIGTGSALIYKDKVLHIPFLKHPEIMEKN